TAAGTTCAGGAGCCGCTTGCTTACGTGCAATACGGATCATGCTCTTAACAGGCTTAAGGTATTCTTCGCCAAGTTGTTCCCACTGCCTAGTGTTGTTGTTCCAAACCCAAGCATGTTTTTGGTCGAACGACTGAGCAACGTATGCGATACGGCCAAGACGTGCGAAGTCAACATTGATGTTTTTGCCGTTTTGTTCAAGAGAACCTTGGTTTGAAACTATAGTTGTGCTGTAGTCAGTTTCAATCGTGTACGCTTCAAGAACTTGACGGAACTTCTCAGAAGTTGTTACAGACGAGTTAGTCATGATGCTGCGAAGTTTCTCAACGCGCTCTAGACGTGTATCTTGATTAAACGGAACGTCCGCTTTGATGAATTGCTCAAGCGTATCGATCATGCGATACATCAAAGGCACAACGTCCTGTTTTGTCTTGTCAATAGTACCAATTTGACGCTCAAGAGACTCAATACCTGCATTTTGATCTGCTACAAGACGTGCAACGTGATCGTTATACACTTTAAGCAGTTCTGCTTCTTCAACCAGACCACGATATTCCGCGACCATTTCTTGAGACTGACCGTAAAGGTTATCAATCTTTTCTTGAGACTTTTTAGCAGCCGTTTGAGTTTGTTGACCTACTTTTTGTATGTCATTCAAAGGATCTGCAATCACATTGCTGCTTGCAAAAGCTGTCGCGCCTAAAAGCGCCGTAGCTACAAGGCTCTTTCTGATTTTAACAGACATAGTTCCCAACCAATTAAGTAATGTTACTTTTATAATTTTCGCGCTCTCACCAACGTGAGAGCAACCCTGATATCATTTGACAGATATCAACTGTCCAATAATGCTAAATGCAACACGATGTGTCAACTTCACTGTGAAAACATTTTTTGTCAATAAATAAGTAATAATTATAT
The sequence above is a segment of the Pseudoalteromonas piscicida genome. Coding sequences within it:
- a CDS encoding DUF3450 domain-containing protein; protein product: MSVKIRKSLVATALLGATAFASSNVIADPLNDIQKVGQQTQTAAKKSQEKIDNLYGQSQEMVAEYRGLVEEAELLKVYNDHVARLVADQNAGIESLERQIGTIDKTKQDVVPLMYRMIDTLEQFIKADVPFNQDTRLERVEKLRSIMTNSSVTTSEKFRQVLEAYTIETDYSTTIVSNQGSLEQNGKNINVDFARLGRIAYVAQSFDQKHAWVWNNNTRQWEQLGEEYLKPVKSMIRIARKQAAPELIDLPIFGAE